A section of the Acidobacteriota bacterium genome encodes:
- the tsaE gene encoding tRNA (adenosine(37)-N6)-threonylcarbamoyltransferase complex ATPase subunit type 1 TsaE — MARGGDPPARRSAPEGGPGVSEIERTRGERETAACGLRLGRRLPPGALVALSGPLGAGKTVFVRGLAAACGIPEEAITSPSFVLAVEHPEGRPPLLHVDLYRLAPGAAIDDLGIEEAMEEGMLVAVEWGERLPDHLLEAAVRVSLEPAGPDERIVRIEGGALTPAGSSGLRG; from the coding sequence CTGGCTCGGGGCGGCGATCCGCCAGCGCGTCGAAGCGCCCCGGAGGGCGGCCCGGGAGTGAGCGAGATCGAGCGCACCCGCGGCGAGCGGGAAACGGCCGCCTGCGGGCTCCGCCTGGGGCGGCGGCTGCCCCCGGGGGCCCTGGTCGCCCTGTCCGGTCCCCTCGGGGCCGGCAAGACGGTCTTCGTCCGCGGCCTGGCCGCGGCCTGTGGGATCCCCGAGGAGGCGATCACCTCCCCGTCCTTCGTCCTGGCGGTCGAGCACCCGGAGGGCCGGCCTCCCCTGCTGCACGTCGACCTGTACCGGCTGGCACCGGGGGCGGCGATCGACGATCTCGGGATCGAGGAGGCGATGGAGGAGGGGATGCTCGTCGCGGTCGAGTGGGGCGAGCGCCTCCCCGATCACCTCCTCGAAGCCGCCGTCCGGGTCTCGCTCGAGCCGGCGGGTCCGGACGAGCGCATCGTCCGGATCGAGGGGGGCGCGCTCACTCCAGCCGGTAGTTCGGGGCTTCGCGGGTGA